In the Muricauda sp. MAR_2010_75 genome, one interval contains:
- a CDS encoding PIG-L family deacetylase: MRNFWVCTLSILSVILNLSAQKPKKPSSTEIYHNLEKLNFLGTALYVAAHPDDENTRLISYLSNHDKAHTVYLSMTRGDGGQNLIGSELRELLGVLRTQELLAARSIDGGQQRFTRANDFGYSKHPKETLKIWDKEKVLGDVIWAIRNIKPDVIINRFDHRSPGSTHGHHTSSAMLSMEAFDLANDPNAYTKQLQLTSTWQPKRIFFNTSWWFYGSPENFEKADKSNMIKMDIGSYYPLLGLSNNEIASLASSQHLCQGFGRLSQRGSEDEYVEFLKGDKPNSNYLFDGIDTSWSRVKGGDAVGAILYEVEENFDFRNPAKHIPQLIKAYQLLQQIEDEHWKTLKSKELKDIIQACAGLYLEANSASASTTPGSEAKINIEVLNRSAQNITLKKIQLIGANGSISPNQVLANNEDKTFEIDFSVPEDASYSSPYWLNEPGTLGMYKVNDQTLIGKPETPAVFHAKFVLDFDGTEMEFEKPVIHRFSKPDKGELYEPFAVLPVATSKIDEKVLIFADASPKDVQVKVRAGKNNVSGTIALDYPAGWTVSPQNFSFSISQQGQEQTVTFKVTPPSVESEGKISPIITVGNKTYRKELVEINYDHIPKQSILLPSEAKVVRMDIQKSGEHIGYIMGAGDKVPESLEQIGYQVHTIDPNGIQEGELDKYDAIVVGIRAYNVVDALKFKQPILFNYVKNGGNMIVQYNTAGRWANQFKNIAPYDLTISRDRVTDETAEVDIIAPNNPLVSYPNVIDKSDFDGWVQERGLYYPSEWSAEFTPVLSMHDEDDEPSKGSLLVAPYGEGHYIYTGLSFFRELPAGVSGAYKLFANMLSVGKDDVKKESNVKG; the protein is encoded by the coding sequence ATGCGAAACTTTTGGGTTTGTACTCTGAGCATTTTGAGCGTTATTTTGAACCTATCCGCCCAAAAACCCAAAAAGCCTTCATCCACAGAAATTTATCACAACCTTGAAAAACTCAATTTTTTGGGCACTGCGCTATATGTAGCGGCACACCCTGATGATGAGAATACAAGATTGATTTCCTATTTGTCCAACCACGATAAGGCACATACCGTTTACCTTTCCATGACGCGTGGCGATGGTGGACAAAATCTGATCGGTTCAGAATTAAGGGAACTCCTAGGTGTACTGCGTACACAGGAATTGTTGGCTGCCCGAAGCATAGACGGTGGTCAGCAGCGTTTTACCCGTGCCAATGATTTTGGCTACTCCAAACATCCCAAAGAAACCCTTAAAATTTGGGACAAGGAAAAAGTATTGGGCGATGTCATCTGGGCCATTCGAAATATAAAACCCGATGTCATTATCAATCGTTTTGACCATAGGTCCCCAGGTTCCACTCATGGACATCATACCTCATCCGCCATGTTGAGCATGGAAGCATTTGATTTGGCGAACGACCCCAATGCCTATACAAAACAATTACAGCTAACTTCCACTTGGCAACCCAAACGCATATTTTTTAACACCTCTTGGTGGTTTTATGGAAGTCCTGAAAATTTTGAGAAAGCCGATAAATCCAATATGATTAAAATGGATATTGGCTCCTATTATCCTTTATTGGGGCTCTCCAACAATGAAATAGCTTCCTTGGCCAGTAGCCAGCACTTATGTCAAGGTTTTGGCAGATTGAGCCAACGTGGTTCCGAAGATGAATATGTGGAATTTCTAAAAGGCGACAAACCCAACAGTAATTATCTTTTTGATGGTATTGACACCTCTTGGTCCCGGGTAAAAGGCGGTGATGCTGTGGGCGCTATTTTATATGAGGTTGAAGAAAACTTTGATTTCCGAAATCCCGCAAAACATATTCCCCAGTTGATTAAAGCTTATCAACTCCTGCAACAAATTGAAGATGAACACTGGAAGACTTTAAAATCGAAAGAATTAAAAGATATCATTCAAGCGTGTGCTGGATTGTATTTGGAAGCAAATTCGGCTTCTGCCTCGACCACACCCGGAAGTGAGGCGAAAATCAACATCGAAGTACTGAACCGAAGTGCACAAAACATCACCCTTAAAAAAATCCAGTTGATTGGTGCCAATGGCTCCATTTCACCGAACCAGGTATTGGCCAATAATGAGGACAAGACTTTTGAAATTGACTTTTCAGTCCCAGAAGATGCGAGCTATTCCAGCCCCTATTGGTTAAACGAACCCGGAACTTTGGGCATGTACAAAGTCAATGATCAAACCTTGATCGGTAAACCTGAGACCCCTGCCGTTTTTCATGCCAAATTTGTTTTGGATTTTGACGGTACTGAAATGGAATTTGAGAAACCGGTCATTCACCGTTTTTCCAAGCCTGACAAGGGTGAATTGTACGAGCCTTTTGCAGTGCTTCCGGTAGCTACCTCAAAAATAGATGAAAAGGTATTGATATTTGCCGACGCTTCTCCCAAGGATGTTCAAGTTAAAGTTAGAGCAGGCAAGAACAATGTATCAGGCACCATTGCTTTGGACTACCCAGCCGGTTGGACAGTTTCTCCTCAAAATTTTTCATTTTCCATTTCCCAGCAAGGACAAGAACAGACCGTTACTTTTAAGGTTACTCCCCCATCCGTGGAGAGTGAAGGGAAAATTTCACCCATCATTACCGTTGGAAATAAGACTTATAGAAAAGAACTCGTTGAGATAAATTATGACCATATTCCCAAACAATCCATCTTGTTGCCCTCCGAAGCTAAGGTGGTTCGCATGGATATTCAAAAATCGGGAGAACATATCGGTTACATTATGGGAGCTGGCGACAAAGTACCCGAAAGTTTGGAGCAAATAGGGTATCAGGTGCACACTATCGACCCCAATGGCATTCAAGAAGGTGAATTGGATAAGTATGATGCCATTGTGGTAGGTATACGTGCCTATAATGTTGTGGATGCCTTAAAATTTAAACAGCCCATTCTTTTCAATTATGTAAAAAATGGCGGTAATATGATTGTGCAGTACAACACAGCCGGAAGATGGGCAAATCAGTTCAAAAATATTGCTCCTTATGACTTAACCATTTCCCGTGACCGAGTGACCGATGAAACGGCAGAAGTGGATATTATAGCACCCAATAATCCACTGGTAAGCTATCCCAATGTAATTGATAAAAGCGATTTTGATGGGTGGGTACAGGAAAGAGGCCTATATTATCCAAGTGAATGGAGTGCAGAGTTTACCCCCGTCCTATCCATGCACGATGAAGATGACGAACCCTCAAAAGGGAGTCTTTTGGTGGCACCTTATGGAGAAGGTCATTATATTTACACCGGACTGAGTTTTTTCAGGGAACTCCCAGCTGGGGTTTCCGGGGCTTACAAACTTTTTGCAAATATGCTTTCCGTTGGTAAGGATGACGTAAAAAAAGAAAGTAATGTCAAAGGATAA
- a CDS encoding Maf family nucleotide pyrophosphatase, with the protein MTSPLQEKLNGYKLILGSGSPRRKMFLEEMGLDFEVRPKSVDEDYPDQMQGKEISNYLAELKASPFKNELKPKEIVITSDTVVWHKGVSLAKASNREEAFEMLKTLSGDWHEVITSVCFTTLETQKTVSCTTLVKFMEFTNEEINFYIEKCSPFDKAGAYGIQEWIGMIGISEIKGSYTNVVGLPTHLVYKTLMDMVS; encoded by the coding sequence ATGACTAGTCCGCTTCAAGAAAAACTCAACGGATACAAACTTATTTTAGGTTCTGGATCTCCCAGAAGAAAAATGTTTTTGGAAGAAATGGGACTGGATTTCGAAGTTCGACCAAAATCTGTGGATGAAGACTACCCAGACCAGATGCAGGGAAAGGAAATTTCCAATTATTTGGCTGAATTAAAAGCCTCCCCATTCAAAAATGAACTTAAGCCCAAAGAGATTGTGATCACATCAGATACCGTGGTCTGGCACAAAGGTGTTTCACTGGCCAAGGCTTCAAACCGCGAGGAGGCATTTGAAATGCTAAAAACCTTAAGTGGCGATTGGCACGAGGTCATCACATCAGTCTGTTTTACCACTTTGGAAACCCAAAAAACTGTGAGTTGCACTACTCTCGTCAAGTTCATGGAGTTTACGAATGAGGAAATCAACTTCTATATTGAAAAGTGTAGCCCATTTGACAAAGCAGGTGCCTATGGCATTCAAGAATGGATCGGAATGATCGGCATTTCAGAAATAAAAGGTTCTTACACTAATGTAGTTGGTTTGCCCACCCATCTGGTCTACAAAACGTTAATGGACATGGTTTCCTGA